In the genome of Pelagibacterium nitratireducens, one region contains:
- the alaS gene encoding alanine--tRNA ligase: MTSVNDIRSTFLDFFARNGHEKVSSSPLVPRNDPTLMFTNAGMVQFKNVFTGLEKRPYSRATTSQKCVRAGGKHNDLDNVGFTARHLTFFEMLGNFSFGDYFKEQAIEMAWTLVTKEFGLDKDKLLVTVYHTDDEAADLWKKIAGFSDDKIIRIPTSDNFWTMGDTGPCGPCSEIFIDRGDHIWGGPPGTPEEDGDRFLEFWNLVFMQYEQSGDGKQEPLPRPSIDTGMGLERMASILQGVESVFETDMFRHVIDATASAVGRAPTPETVASYRVIADHLRSMSFLIADGVLPANEGRGYVLRRIMRRAMRHATLLGTNNATIFKLVPSLVREMGQAYPDLVAGEAMISETIRLEEERFLKTLSRGLQILEDESAGLGKGDTLAGETAFKLYDTYGFPLDLTQDALRLRGVSVDQTGFDAAMARQKAEARKNWSGSGDAATSAVWFSIADTAGPTEFLGYETEDSDGAVKALVKDGASVDTLNAGDEGFIVLNQTPFYGESGGQVGDTGTMESEDGAKVVVLDTTKQAGGVFAHRVKVEAGTVKIDEALTLKVDHSRRTAIRANHSATHLLHEALREVLGSHVAQKGSLVSPDRLRFDYSHTKPMSEAEIAEVERMANAIVLQNAPVETRLMAVDDAVKAGAMALFGEKYGDEVRVVSMGMALDGEKAGKTYSMELCGGTHVRRTGDIGLVKIVQESSVAAGVRRVEALTADGARAYLNEQEDQLKTVAAALKVSPRDVVSRVEALVEERRALERQVADLRQKLAMGGGAANGAASETINGVTFMGRVVEGLQPKDLRGLVDQGKKQIGSGIVVIVGTTEDGKAGISVGVSDDLVSRYSAVDLVRIGSTTLGGQGGGGRPDMAQAGGPDASQAQAAVDAIKAHLGA, translated from the coding sequence ATGACAAGCGTAAACGACATCCGTTCGACCTTCCTCGACTTCTTTGCCAGGAACGGCCATGAGAAAGTCTCTTCAAGCCCGCTGGTGCCGCGCAACGATCCGACGCTGATGTTCACCAATGCGGGCATGGTGCAGTTCAAGAACGTTTTTACCGGGCTTGAAAAGCGGCCCTATTCTCGCGCCACGACCTCGCAGAAATGCGTGCGGGCAGGGGGCAAGCACAACGATCTCGACAATGTGGGCTTTACGGCGCGGCATCTGACCTTTTTCGAGATGCTGGGCAATTTTTCCTTCGGCGACTATTTCAAGGAACAGGCCATCGAAATGGCCTGGACGCTGGTCACCAAGGAGTTCGGTCTCGACAAGGACAAGCTGCTGGTCACCGTCTATCACACCGACGACGAAGCGGCGGACCTATGGAAAAAGATCGCCGGGTTTTCCGATGACAAGATCATCCGTATTCCCACTTCGGACAATTTCTGGACGATGGGCGATACGGGCCCGTGCGGTCCGTGCTCGGAAATCTTTATCGATCGCGGCGATCATATCTGGGGCGGCCCTCCGGGCACGCCAGAAGAAGACGGCGACAGGTTCCTCGAGTTCTGGAATCTGGTGTTCATGCAATACGAGCAAAGCGGCGACGGCAAGCAAGAACCGCTGCCGCGCCCCTCGATCGATACGGGGATGGGGCTCGAGCGGATGGCCTCGATCCTTCAGGGTGTCGAGAGCGTCTTTGAAACCGACATGTTCCGCCATGTGATCGATGCGACCGCTTCTGCAGTCGGGCGCGCGCCGACCCCGGAAACCGTGGCGTCCTATCGCGTCATCGCCGATCATTTGCGTTCGATGTCGTTCCTGATTGCCGACGGCGTGCTGCCGGCCAATGAGGGGCGCGGTTACGTGCTGCGCCGCATCATGCGCCGTGCCATGCGCCATGCAACACTGTTGGGCACCAACAATGCCACGATCTTCAAGCTCGTGCCGTCCCTGGTGCGCGAGATGGGGCAGGCCTATCCGGACCTCGTTGCGGGCGAGGCGATGATTTCGGAAACGATCCGGCTCGAAGAGGAACGCTTCTTAAAGACGCTCAGCCGCGGGCTGCAGATTCTTGAGGACGAAAGCGCCGGATTGGGCAAGGGCGATACGCTGGCCGGCGAGACCGCCTTCAAGCTCTACGACACTTATGGCTTCCCGCTCGATCTGACCCAGGATGCGCTGCGGCTGCGGGGTGTTTCGGTCGACCAGACCGGGTTCGATGCGGCCATGGCGCGCCAGAAAGCCGAAGCACGCAAGAACTGGTCGGGATCGGGCGATGCGGCAACGAGCGCGGTGTGGTTTTCGATTGCCGACACGGCCGGGCCCACAGAATTTCTGGGCTATGAGACCGAAGACAGCGACGGCGCAGTCAAGGCGCTGGTCAAGGACGGGGCAAGCGTGGATACGCTCAATGCGGGAGACGAGGGTTTCATCGTCCTTAACCAGACGCCATTCTACGGCGAAAGCGGCGGGCAGGTGGGAGACACCGGCACGATGGAGAGCGAGGACGGCGCGAAGGTGGTCGTGCTCGATACCACAAAGCAGGCGGGCGGCGTGTTCGCCCATCGCGTCAAGGTCGAAGCCGGGACGGTCAAGATCGACGAGGCGCTGACGCTCAAGGTCGACCATTCCCGCCGAACCGCGATCCGCGCCAACCATTCGGCGACCCACCTTCTGCACGAGGCGCTGCGCGAGGTGCTGGGCAGCCATGTTGCGCAGAAGGGCTCGCTGGTTTCGCCCGACCGTTTGCGGTTCGACTATTCGCACACCAAGCCGATGAGCGAAGCGGAGATCGCCGAGGTCGAGCGCATGGCCAATGCCATCGTGCTGCAGAACGCGCCTGTCGAAACGCGGCTGATGGCCGTCGACGATGCGGTCAAGGCCGGGGCCATGGCGCTGTTTGGCGAAAAATACGGCGACGAGGTGCGCGTGGTCTCCATGGGCATGGCGCTGGATGGGGAAAAGGCGGGCAAGACCTATTCGATGGAATTGTGCGGCGGCACGCATGTGCGGCGCACCGGCGACATCGGGCTGGTCAAGATCGTCCAGGAAAGTTCTGTCGCAGCGGGCGTGCGGCGTGTCGAGGCGCTGACCGCCGATGGCGCACGGGCCTATCTCAACGAGCAGGAAGATCAGCTCAAGACGGTCGCCGCGGCGCTCAAGGTGTCGCCGCGCGATGTGGTGTCGCGGGTCGAAGCGCTGGTGGAAGAACGGCGGGCACTGGAGCGGCAGGTCGCCGATCTGCGCCAGAAGCTGGCCATGGGCGGCGGCGCTGCCAATGGGGCGGCCAGCGAAACGATCAATGGCGTGACCTTTATGGGGCGCGTGGTCGAAGGACTGCAGCCCAAGGATTTGCGCGGGCTCGTCGATCAGGGCAAAAAGCAGATCGGGTCGGGGATTGTTGTCATCGTGGGCACGACCGAGGATGGCAAGGCCGGCATTTCGGTGGGCGTGAGCGACGATCTTGTGTCGCGTTACAGCGCCGTCGATCTGGTGCGGATCGGCTCGACGACGCTCGGCGGGCAGGGCGGCGGCGGTCGTCCCGACATGGCGCAGGCCGGTGGCCCCGACGCCTCGCAAGCCCAGGCGGCGGTTGATGCCATCAAGGCTCATCTGGGCGCCTGA
- a CDS encoding OmpP1/FadL family transporter yields the protein MRAPRKRSHALAVLGLMAVGGSAQAGGLEANGYNWDMIFDPATYAAKGTITYVDIDHAITNPGYPGTTVSSSPSRVHYNFGISGEIIDNTSCLVSAQNPFGSGTDRDRAYAFATSQAVRERISSNDIGLTCAYGLDVGPGVASIIGGISAQQLSYTATVPTALGITAPIDIDGMSAGWRLGVAYEIEEIALRVSAIYNSAVSYDLDGTALDGTPFSGPASANVTAPQSIELKAQTGVAPGWLVLGSVKWVDWSVVDTLAVSTNAGPISTDLNYRDGWTVTGGVGHALTPELTVLGTVTWDRGTASVDNAGVLENGTQTDRWGATLGAAYDISESVEFSGGVSYSTIAPGSNLQNESWDRGSVLAISASLKASF from the coding sequence ATGCGTGCACCACGCAAGCGTTCCCATGCACTTGCCGTTTTGGGCCTGATGGCCGTCGGCGGCTCCGCCCAGGCCGGGGGTCTGGAAGCCAATGGCTACAACTGGGACATGATCTTCGATCCGGCGACCTATGCCGCCAAAGGCACGATCACCTATGTCGATATCGATCACGCCATTACCAATCCCGGCTACCCGGGAACCACGGTGTCCTCGTCACCAAGCCGCGTTCACTACAATTTCGGCATAAGCGGCGAGATTATCGACAACACCTCATGCCTGGTCTCGGCACAGAACCCGTTCGGTTCGGGCACCGATCGCGACAGGGCCTATGCCTTCGCCACCAGCCAGGCCGTGCGCGAGCGCATAAGTTCCAATGACATCGGCCTGACCTGCGCTTACGGGCTCGACGTCGGCCCCGGCGTTGCCAGCATCATCGGCGGCATATCGGCCCAGCAATTGAGCTACACTGCCACCGTCCCCACGGCTCTGGGCATCACGGCCCCCATCGATATCGACGGCATGTCGGCCGGCTGGCGGCTGGGTGTTGCCTATGAAATCGAAGAGATCGCCCTGCGCGTCAGCGCAATCTACAATTCCGCCGTTTCCTATGACCTCGATGGCACGGCCCTGGACGGCACCCCGTTCTCCGGCCCGGCCAGCGCCAATGTCACCGCCCCGCAATCGATCGAGCTCAAGGCCCAGACCGGCGTTGCGCCGGGGTGGCTCGTGCTCGGCTCGGTCAAATGGGTCGATTGGTCGGTGGTCGATACACTTGCTGTCAGTACAAATGCCGGTCCCATCAGCACCGATCTCAACTATCGCGATGGCTGGACGGTGACCGGCGGGGTCGGGCACGCACTGACTCCCGAGCTTACCGTGCTGGGCACGGTTACATGGGATCGCGGCACCGCCTCGGTCGACAATGCGGGCGTGTTGGAAAACGGCACCCAGACCGACCGTTGGGGCGCAACCCTGGGCGCGGCCTACGACATTTCCGAGAGCGTCGAGTTCTCCGGCGGCGTGTCCTATTCGACAATCGCGCCCGGCAGCAATCTGCAGAACGAAAGCTGGGACCGCGGCTCGGTCCTCGCCATCAGCGCCAGCCTCAAGGCATCGTTCTGA
- a CDS encoding NADP-dependent isocitrate dehydrogenase, whose translation MSKIKVANPVVELDGDEMTRIIWQAIKDKLIHPYLDIDLEYYDLSVQKRDETDDQITVDAANAIKKHGVGVKCATITPDEGRVEEFGLKKMWRSPNGTIRNILGGVIFREPIICKNVPRLVPGWTQPIIVGRHAYGDQYRATDFRFPGKGKLSIKFVGEDGQEIEHEVFDAPSSGVAMAMYNLDESIRDFARASLNYALQRGVPCYLSTKNTILKVYDGRFKDIFEEVFQAEFKEKYEAKKIWYEHRLIDDMVAAALKWSGGYVWACKNYDGDVQSDIVAQGFGSLGLMTSVLMTPDGQTVEAEAAHGTVTRHYRQHQQGKETSTNSTASIFAWTRGLAHRAKLDGNDELATFAATLEKVTVDTIEQGKMTKDLALLVGPDQPWLTTMGFLDAIDANLQKAMA comes from the coding sequence ATGAGCAAGATCAAAGTCGCCAATCCCGTCGTCGAACTTGACGGCGACGAGATGACACGCATCATCTGGCAGGCCATCAAAGACAAGCTGATCCACCCCTATCTCGACATCGATCTTGAATATTACGACCTCAGCGTCCAGAAGCGCGACGAAACCGACGACCAGATCACCGTCGATGCGGCCAACGCCATCAAGAAGCACGGCGTCGGCGTCAAATGCGCCACCATCACCCCCGATGAGGGCCGCGTCGAGGAATTCGGTCTCAAGAAGATGTGGCGCTCGCCCAACGGCACCATCCGCAACATCCTGGGCGGGGTGATTTTCCGCGAGCCCATCATCTGCAAGAACGTGCCGCGCCTCGTCCCCGGCTGGACCCAGCCCATCATCGTGGGCCGTCACGCCTATGGCGATCAGTACCGCGCCACCGATTTCAGATTCCCCGGCAAAGGCAAGCTCTCCATCAAGTTCGTTGGCGAAGACGGACAGGAAATCGAGCACGAAGTGTTCGACGCTCCCTCCTCGGGCGTGGCCATGGCCATGTATAACCTCGACGAGTCGATCCGCGACTTCGCCCGCGCCTCGCTCAACTATGCCCTCCAGCGCGGCGTCCCCTGCTATCTCTCGACCAAGAACACCATCCTCAAGGTCTATGACGGCCGCTTCAAGGATATCTTCGAGGAAGTCTTCCAGGCCGAGTTCAAGGAAAAATACGAAGCCAAGAAGATCTGGTACGAGCACCGCCTGATCGACGACATGGTTGCAGCGGCCCTCAAATGGTCCGGCGGTTACGTCTGGGCCTGCAAGAACTACGATGGCGACGTGCAGTCCGACATCGTCGCGCAGGGCTTTGGCTCGCTCGGCCTGATGACCTCGGTTCTCATGACCCCCGATGGGCAGACCGTCGAAGCCGAAGCGGCCCACGGCACCGTGACCCGTCACTACCGCCAGCACCAGCAGGGCAAGGAAACCTCGACCAATTCCACGGCCTCGATCTTTGCCTGGACCCGTGGCCTTGCCCACCGCGCCAAGCTCGACGGCAATGACGAACTGGCAACCTTCGCCGCCACGCTCGAAAAGGTCACCGTCGACACGATCGAACAGGGCAAGATGACCAAGGATCTGGCGCTTCTGGTCGGCCCCGATCAGCCCTGGCTCACCACAATGGGGTTCCTGGACGCCATCGACGCCAACCTGCAAAAGGCCATGGCGTAA
- a CDS encoding MarR family winged helix-turn-helix transcriptional regulator, protein MTFAFFDCLVLNTVMAARALTRRYDKVLRPFEISVVQFTVLMTVRNSPRMSVNSMAARISMDRTTLLRNLEPLAKRGLVVAGRPEKGNIRHYELTGKGAALLDDILPLWRESQVELRALVAEPGAEDFLGGLRALTAGEAREHADA, encoded by the coding sequence ATGACCTTTGCCTTTTTCGATTGCCTCGTGCTCAACACCGTCATGGCGGCGCGGGCGCTGACGCGCCGGTACGACAAGGTGCTCCGGCCTTTTGAAATTTCGGTTGTCCAGTTTACCGTCCTTATGACGGTTCGGAACTCGCCGCGCATGTCGGTCAATTCGATGGCGGCACGAATTTCGATGGATCGGACGACGCTGCTGCGCAATCTCGAGCCACTCGCCAAACGCGGGCTCGTCGTCGCGGGACGCCCGGAAAAGGGCAATATCCGACACTATGAACTCACCGGGAAGGGCGCGGCGCTTCTTGACGACATCCTGCCGCTCTGGCGGGAATCCCAGGTCGAATTGAGGGCGCTGGTGGCCGAGCCGGGGGCTGAGGATTTCCTTGGCGGGTTGCGTGCCCTTACCGCCGGTGAGGCGCGCGAGCACGCGGACGCCTGA
- the fabF gene encoding beta-ketoacyl-ACP synthase II, with protein sequence MQSDDPVVVTGMGVVSPLGVGVATNWERLIAGKSGVVRNDRFDTTGFASHIAGLVPDKTNDPQGFDPAEWIEPKEIKKMDLFIQYGLAAAAQALDQAGWHPQDDAGQQATATIIASGVGGEPVMAQAARTIAEKGPRRLSPFTVPSFLANMAAGWISIVHGFRGPIGTPVTACAASAQAIGDGMRLILTGEAEVAVVGGAEGSVDPISIGGFGASRALTSSYNDEPHKASRPFDKGHSGFVLAEGAAVLVIEKLSHARARGAVPLAVVAGYGTSADAYHLTAGSPDGAGAQVAMRKALAMAGISPDAVGYVNAHATATPVGDAAELAGIGAVFGDRGKSLAISSTKSSTGHLLGAAGGIEAMFSVMALRENTLPATINLDDPVPEGGDFELVPNTPIAREVDYVMSNSFGFGGINATLVFGRV encoded by the coding sequence ATGCAAAGCGATGATCCGGTTGTTGTAACCGGGATGGGTGTGGTGTCGCCGCTTGGGGTGGGCGTTGCGACCAACTGGGAGCGGCTTATTGCCGGCAAGAGCGGGGTCGTGCGCAACGATCGCTTCGATACGACGGGGTTTGCCTCCCACATCGCCGGGCTGGTTCCCGACAAGACCAACGATCCCCAAGGGTTCGATCCAGCCGAATGGATCGAGCCCAAGGAAATCAAGAAGATGGATCTTTTCATCCAGTATGGGCTTGCCGCAGCGGCGCAGGCGCTCGATCAGGCCGGCTGGCACCCCCAGGACGATGCAGGGCAGCAGGCAACGGCAACGATCATCGCTTCGGGCGTGGGCGGGGAGCCGGTGATGGCGCAGGCGGCGCGCACCATTGCCGAAAAGGGGCCGCGGCGGCTCTCGCCATTCACCGTGCCCTCGTTCCTGGCCAATATGGCGGCGGGCTGGATTTCCATTGTGCATGGGTTTCGTGGGCCGATCGGTACGCCGGTTACGGCGTGCGCGGCGTCGGCCCAGGCGATCGGCGATGGCATGCGGCTGATCCTGACCGGTGAAGCCGAAGTTGCCGTGGTGGGCGGGGCCGAGGGTTCGGTCGATCCCATTTCAATTGGCGGGTTCGGCGCGTCGCGCGCTTTGACCTCGTCCTATAATGACGAGCCGCACAAGGCCTCGCGGCCGTTCGACAAGGGGCATTCGGGGTTCGTGCTGGCCGAGGGGGCAGCGGTGCTGGTGATCGAAAAGCTCAGTCACGCCAGGGCGCGCGGGGCCGTGCCGCTTGCGGTCGTGGCGGGATATGGCACGTCGGCCGACGCCTATCATTTGACGGCGGGATCGCCGGATGGGGCTGGGGCTCAAGTGGCGATGCGCAAAGCACTGGCCATGGCGGGCATTTCTCCCGATGCCGTGGGCTATGTCAACGCGCATGCGACCGCCACGCCGGTGGGCGATGCGGCGGAACTGGCCGGCATTGGTGCGGTGTTCGGCGATCGGGGCAAGTCGCTGGCGATTTCGTCTACAAAATCGTCGACCGGGCATCTTCTCGGCGCGGCAGGGGGCATCGAGGCGATGTTCTCGGTGATGGCGCTGCGCGAAAACACGCTGCCTGCCACGATCAATCTCGACGATCCGGTGCCCGAGGGCGGGGACTTCGAGCTCGTGCCCAATACGCCGATCGCCAGGGAAGTGGACTATGTCATGTCCAACTCGTTCGGGTTCGGCGGGATCAACGCGACGCTGGTGTTCGGGCGGGTCTGA
- a CDS encoding TfoX/Sxy family protein: MSHIADALSDRIRERLAPIPGITEQKMFGGRCFMLDGNMVCGIMKNGALLARVGKDGYEDALTLPGCRPMTMGTKTMSGFVEVDGDVLEPDSGLAQWVDRCLAFTATLPPKQVRPARTPASR; the protein is encoded by the coding sequence ATGAGCCACATCGCCGACGCCCTCTCAGACCGAATCCGCGAGCGCCTTGCCCCCATTCCCGGCATCACCGAACAAAAGATGTTCGGCGGACGCTGCTTCATGCTCGACGGCAACATGGTCTGCGGCATCATGAAAAACGGAGCCCTGCTCGCCCGCGTCGGCAAGGACGGCTATGAGGACGCCCTTACCCTTCCCGGCTGCCGGCCCATGACCATGGGCACCAAGACCATGTCGGGCTTTGTTGAAGTCGATGGCGACGTGCTCGAACCCGACAGCGGTCTCGCCCAATGGGTTGACCGCTGCCTGGCGTTTACGGCCACCCTGCCGCCCAAACAGGTCAGACCCGCCCGAACACCAGCGTCGCGTTGA
- a CDS encoding GFA family protein, whose amino-acid sequence MFATGRCLCGTISFTVAEPPIRMAQCHCEDCRRLTGTGHIVQAFFKTDDLTVSGQPAVFENVADSGSERRRSFCPTCGSTLFSERNTAPGVIGIAIGAFDNSDWFNPAMVLYAGQRPQWDPELPGIEAHERM is encoded by the coding sequence ATGTTTGCAACCGGCCGCTGCCTGTGCGGAACCATCAGCTTTACGGTCGCCGAACCGCCCATCCGCATGGCCCAGTGCCATTGCGAGGATTGCCGGCGGCTCACCGGCACCGGGCACATCGTTCAGGCATTCTTCAAGACAGATGATCTGACGGTCAGCGGACAACCGGCCGTGTTCGAAAACGTTGCCGATAGTGGCAGCGAACGCCGCCGCTCGTTCTGCCCAACCTGCGGCTCCACCCTGTTTTCCGAACGCAACACGGCTCCCGGCGTGATCGGCATCGCCATCGGCGCCTTCGACAATTCCGACTGGTTCAATCCCGCAATGGTGCTTTATGCCGGACAGCGCCCGCAATGGGACCCTGAACTCCCCGGTATTGAGGCCCATGAAAGAATGTAG